Within the Malus sylvestris chromosome 4, drMalSylv7.2, whole genome shotgun sequence genome, the region TTCAGAAGATAAAAGTGATGCTAGAGAGACCATATTTTACAAATTAGATTTAAACCATCTCTTTATTAGAGATATGACTCACCAAACAAGCCGGTTCCACTCCTATCACATGTGGTTTACAAAATGTGGTATCCCTAGCATCTTCCATATGATATTATTTCGTGAAGCAAAAGCTAATTATGGACACGTCATAATTGGGTGAGAAGTGACAAACTCTCCTACTATGCCCCGATCGACCACGAGCCCTGCGTCACACTCATCTATCGAAGCAACGAAACTTAAACCTATCTATCGTTCGGTAAAAACCCCGCCCTAGTAGACAATTTGTCACCTGCGCAGGATATAGAAATTAACTAAAAAACTAAATTAAGAAGTTGTGTTGCGTATATAGGATAATCATATACCTCTAATTATTCAATATTTTCTCAAAGTTGTATGAGAAgtgttgggtttttattttacttttgaaagCGCTTGTGCATTAGGGTGTTGAACTCTCTTGTGTTAATACGTCAAGACCTGAGATGGTTAGCTCTTTCTGCAACTGAACATTCATGAGTCGACAACTAACTGTTTTCTAGCAAGCTAGGTACCTCATCTGGGGCTTGATGGTTACTATAATTGGAAGGTGGGTTCAAGTTTCTCAGCTCATAATTGTTTTTtctagaattttttttgttaaaggcaTGTTGAAAGTTTTATTAACACACCTGAAGTCCTTTCTGAAAGATCACTTTGAAGTGTTTTTTGAATAAGCATTTGGTATGTGgttttcaaaaaaaacaaaaagaaatttctATTAGCTCGAAGTACTTTTAACATTTCATGTCGAAAGTAATCAGAAACACTTTTAGTTGCCAGAAACTGCTTACCATTCCAAAACAATCACAATAATCtttaattaatcacaaccaATAAATGGTTGCATAGCATGATAAGGCTTCCAACGTTATTTGATTGAACACAACTTAATTACACGATGATTTTATACGTCTGCCTCTATGCAAATGGTGTTGGCAACAGCTGCAAAACCACCACTAGcaacagcagcaacaacaaaaCAAGAACAGAAGAAATTAAACGCAATGACAACAATAGTACGCATTTTAATCAGATTCCCAAACCACTAGACCCAATTAACTTTGTGAGTCCAAAAGTTATAGCCATAGCCATCCATCCTCCAACAAGTACTCTTGCACAAGACTTCCCCACTGGTGACCCCCCCAGCCTCGCCCCTACCCCTCCAAACACAACGAGCGCGATGCTCACCAAAACCGCCACCACGGCCAGCCTCGCCTTGTGCTCAGTTATAAATGCAGCTCCCAACAAAGGCACCACCGCGCCTATCGAAAAAGCAATGGCCGACGCCAAGGCGGCTTGCGCTGGATTCGGCAGCGACTTCTTCTTTGCCTCCTCTCTGTTCTCTGTCCTACCATTTTCCTTCATCTCTCTCTTCATTTGAGATATCTCTATGTCGTACTGAGTGTACACAGACACAAACTCTCCTATTGCCATGCTACATGCCCCAGCCACAAGCCCCGCAAACCCGGCAAGAAGCATGGCCTTCACATCTTGTTTCACAGCTCCCACACCCATCATGAGCGATGCAACGGAAACCAGCCCGTCATTGGCTCCCAACACGGCGGCGCGAAGCCACTGTGTCCTCTGGGAGTAGTCGAAGGTGTCACCTTCGTCGTCTTCGGGGATTGGAGATTGTCTTGGTTGATCGGTCACATTTCCATAAACTGGAATTTCTATGTGGTAAGTTGAAAATTGGTCACGTTGGGAAGCCATGTGTGAAGTTTTGTGTAGGATTTGGtatggaaagaaaagaagagagattaGGATATTGATTGCTTGTGGAGGACACACGCCCGTAttaaggtatttatagggaggtACGTACggttttatgatttttctgtTGTGTTAGTGCATATGTTGATGGACCATTTTTGGAGCTTAGTGGTGATGAGGAGGGAAACACTATATGTGGAAGGCATTACCCATAAGGGTCATTTCTCACTCAAACTAGGGTCTCGGAAACgattaaatgaaaattttatgtaaattttCAGAAACAGATTAGTGGTCCACTATTAATCAATATTGATAATATCTTCAACTTAATCATCGTTGCAAGTCAAATGTAAAATTTTATCATCAAAGACATCACTACAATTTAACTTCATATGGTTTTCGATGTGAAACATGCTTCAACACATATATCAAGTTTGATTTGTTTGAAATGATGAATACTCTCTTACAAGTAACGAGCTAAATATTTTCCTGCTTAAAATATGTCATTTTTATCGGTTTTGGGCTCATTTCTTCTATCTTGAGTGCATACATGCATATACTATTTTGGAAATGTGAGACCTTGTTCACTTTGGTGGCTTTTGTGTGTGTAACTTATTCAAATCCACAAATTGTGTATGTAGTGGGGAAGATTGTTCAAATACCTGAAAGTGTAAATTATTTGAAGTGCGCATTCCACACAAATGCCACCATCAAATTACCAATTAAAGAATACATATTGACCGAAATAAAAATTTATCTTTTGTAGATTTTGGTATGAAATATCATTAATCTAGTGAGTGGAGTGTGCATTCCACACGAAAGCTTGTGGATGCTGGTTTTTATAGTGCAAAAAAGAAGGGTACATTCTTGTGGACAACTGGCTTTAATCCTTTAATTTCCACTAAAAGGCAATTAGTAATGTACTTATAATGCTGTTTAGTTCTTAACTAACCCACTAATTAAGGATATGACTTGGCTCCTGCTGCATAAGCAATGATCATCTTCATATGCTATACTCATATCATCATATGAATGCAgtgaagaaaattgagattCTATGTACAAATATGATATGGAAAACATGTTAAGTATAGCATTTTTGTATAGAAAGTAgtccaattacttataagcatatGCAATGTCCCTTTTTTTCTAATTAATGTGAGATTGATACTCTCTAACATGTTCTCTCACGTGTGACGAATTTTTCAAACCTAACACATGAACAATACAAATAGGGTGACGTGGAGGACATGTGGCCATTAGGCTTCACACATGAAACAACTTACTATGATatataccatgaagaaagttgaggctCCATCAAAAAACCGATTGGAAATATGAAAAGTAAcctaattacttataagcacatacaACATCCCTTCTTTTTCTGACGGAAGATTGATACTCTAAACATGCAACAAGCCATATTGTCAACAGAAATGATTTCCGCCTTATTGTTTTCTCGTTCTACACTTATCCCTTTGTTTTATGTTCCttaattttctttgatttattcaCACAAACGGCTAAAAAAAGAGAGGTGCAAAAATAGAGATTGTTAAAAGTGAAATAAAGCACATTGCTGAACATGATGGTACAACTTCTGAGTTATAATAACTAAATTTAGACATGTTCCCAGTGATCTGTTAAAAGTGAAAtaaatgacaaataaaaaagCAATGGCGATTTGCCCATCTGTACCAGCAACATTTGTGGTGTTCAAAGAATTGGTACTTTTATTCATATCTGTGAGAGAAGCTCTCATCAATTCCAACTGCACACCGTGGATCCATGAAATTCACTAGTCCGTTAATACAACCTGCGATTCATGAAAGTTACGAATATACAAAGAAACGGAAGTAGTTAGCATACGTTTTAGACCAGAAATCTGCTAACGGTTTTCTAAACAGAAGATGAACACTATAAGTACTCGGTTAAGCTACATGTAAGGTTTGGTTAGCAGCATGTACCAAGACTGACGTGGAAAAATGTCGATAGCTGAATGAAGAAAGTGAGGCACTCTCACCTTTTGAAGAAATTATCTTCAAGTTTCACGATAGTTTGGTATGGGCACTCCCGATGCTTCTGTCAGCTCCTTGAAAGCATTCTGCAATCTTCGAGTCACAGGTCCCACTTTTCCTTCACCAACTTCGCGACCATCAATCTTTATAACCTGGTAAACAAAATCCCATCAACTAGGTATTAATTTTTGCGAAGAGGACCATTCAAGCATCAATGAATGGAAGCACGAACAGTTGAATATGTAGTATGCAAGGCACTCACCGGACTGAGTTCTCCCATTGTTCCTGTAGTCCATACCTGCAGGGAATCCATGATAGATGTAAATAATAATTACATAATACAGAACAGAATGAAGAATACGTTCAAAACAAACACATGGGAATAACACTTCCGTTAATACTTAACAAGTATATATTATGTAACCAACTATGCGTATTTATGTAAGAAAACCTCATCAGCAGTATGGAACTCTGATAGGCTGATCCTTCTCTCCTCTAAGACCAACTTCTCCTTCACTACAAGATCCTTCACCTGCAAATTCGAAAGATCATTGAGTCACAGGAAAAAcaagtgtaaaatattatttaCCAAACAAATCGTTACTTTGTCAAGGGTCGATGTACTCAGGTTAATATCTCATTATCACCAAAGTGAaggataaaaatatttaaaattcatGGAGAACGATGGCAATTCGAATAACAAGAGGGAAATCTACAGTAACTTACAGTTGCTCGAGTAATGCCAGGAAGGCAGTAATCAGCATGAGGAGTCAAAACACggcctttcttcaacaaaaacTGCATAATCAAACACGGGAGTTTGTTTACAGTGTGGATGTCACATAATTTACATGGAGTGAAAGGAACAGATAGGACGTGATAATACAAAAGCAGAAGTCCCTACAACATTGCATTACTTAAGGACGGGTCTAAATTTTTTGCTCATTAAAAATGTACGAACTAGAAAGTAAGTTGATCCAGCCCTCTAACATTCACTTGAGACTAGTTTACATGGACACGTGTCCGAATCCTTTAACAaatgaaattcataaataacaATGAAAACCACATCTGGAAAATGGAACCTAGCTACCAACTTTTCATACAGCACCAAAACCTGAAATAGAAAGAGCACAGGCTTACAATGTTCGTAGCATTTGTTTCAGACACATAACCATCCTTGTCAAGCATGATTGCATCATCAGCATTTGCATTGTTTCCTTCTATCTGCAATATATTCAAGATGATTTAAACAAACGTAGGTCAAAGTTCTGCAAGATCAATACACAGCGTGTGGCATGTTACTAGCGGATGATAAGAACAGAACAAACCTTTGCAAGTATATTATTGAGTAGGTTATTGTGGTGAATCTTTGAATCCAAATTCTggtaaaagaaaaaagggaaaaaaaaattgaaagtcaATGGACTGAAATAGCAGAAAAATCGATCAGACAAATGAAGcatgagaaaagaaagagaaaaatgagaagactACATTTGGTGAATTACGACGGGTGGTAGCTGTAACAAGAGTTATCCCCTTTGTATTGTCATAGACCGGGGGCTTCCATTCAGGAAGCACTGCATGTTTGGAGAAATAGAAAGTACAGCATTAGAAAGACCAAAAATTTTACTAGCGCATTACACAATCAGGTTAGGTTTCTTTTTTCTCCTAGCGAAGAATAGAACACGCATGTCAAACAAAATCAAATGTTGCATGGGAGGACAGAGGATTGAGATTTTTATTGTACCAATCAAGGTGCATCCATAGAGATTGAATGCTGGGCTCATGCCAGAAGTAACCTGAAGATGAAAAGAAACGATAAAATCACTCGAGGAATAAAGAGTGCACCAAACAACTACACCAAAAATATTTAATCCAAAACTTGGCCCAACTTTTAACATGAAATTAAAGTGGACACACTCACAACAGTCCACTACTCACCACTTTTATCACCACCAAGCTTATGATACTTAATGAAAAAATACCTCGTAATACTTTTGATGGAGCCTTACCAGGTACCATTGATGTAAAGATTATTAAACACGGAGACTTAAGGTCTATGTTATTGATTCCATTTACTATGTCGCATTCTAGTCCAAACCATTTTGCGAACCATAATAAATAATGCAACTACAAAAACAGCAGATAACAAATCTCTAGCAAAAAATGATATGGATGCCATAAAAAATCCTTCACCTTTTTGCCACGTGTCAGACTTAGTCGGATGTGTGAATTGTCGAACATTCCATTTCGAATAAGAGTTCTAAAGATGGCTTCCTTAACCTGAAGAAATGAGATACAGTATTAGGATGAGCTGACAACTCATTTCTAAGCTATAGGCCAAATCTACTGAAGAAAAAATCTCTTCACATAAGACCCAACACGATGAATTGAACTCTCACCTCTTCGCGAGTAGGAACATTGTTGAATGCCAAAGCCTTTGCGGAGTCAAATAACCTATTGGTATCAAAATAATGTATACATTAGGTTAATGAAAGGATAAGATTCAACATTAAAGATTAACTCTTTTGAGGGATATTAAGCATCACCAACATATCATAATAGAACATTCTAAATTATAAGTTTTTCCAACTTATCAAGTCACCAGGAATCAATCTTGTCAAAAATcggattttctctcctcttacCTATCTAAATGCTCTTCAAGCTTGAATATCTTCCCATCATAAACTCGAATACCCTCCCAAACTGAATCACCGCCTTGGACAACCGAATCGAACACAGAAACCTTAGACAGGATACaggataaaaataaatatccaACCTTAGCATTAAAACAAAACACTGGAGTGATTCTGTCGGCTGGAAATCATCAAGTATCTTGCGTACAATTACCTTTGCACTATCACGCGGTACAATCTCATCATCAACCCATGCAAGTAGCTTCTTATTTTCTGGAACTGGAAGATCGGGATCAGGCAAAGGAGACTTCAGAAGGCTCGATGTCTGCCTCATATGACGCCTAAGAAAGTTGTAGAATGGTAGGCTTTGCTCAAGCACGTCATACAGAGACATAGGGAATGgctgaaaaacacaaaaagagcataagctcaaaCGAAACATTCAGTCATGTCATAACTTGAGTTGCCAAtatcttttatttttggatGTCTTTGCGTCCATTTTTTCCATGCGATAAAAATGACTAGTTCCTTGACTAAAAATACAACACTTATGGTTTCAACATATCACAAATTACATGTAATGCAATGCACAAATATCATACCGCAGGATATTTTCTTGGTGGTTGAAAGCCTGTCGATTTATGCACAGTTTCATACCACCATGGAGCCCAAACACCATCTATTGCTTTTGGACCGGCCTCCCAtctaaaaaagataaaaaaaaaaattcattgggAACTTGTcatgcacaaaaaaaaaattaaactaaactaCAAAAGCGACATTTATGTTAAAAGAACTAAAACTAGACAAGAACACTGTCAACTTAAATGGAATGGCTTTTGCATACTTGAGCATTGTGGGCTGAAAAGGAATTTCCAAGTCTTCACAAAGACCGCTTAATGTAGCCTGCATCATCAACGAGATAAAgtggaaaagaaaacagaagatTGAGAAAGTTTTACTTAATCAATACATAAACACTATGCAATGCTTGGACAATGCAGAGAAATCACTTGTGATAAGTCGTGAATATGTATAAAAAAACTCTCTAATACCTCAGGATTTCGTTGAAGTTCTGCTGCATCAACAACGGGAGGGGGTCGCCCCAGTTGCGAGAGCTCACTATATATGGCAACCATTTCTGCCAAACTTAATTCAACAAGGGATGGAGGAACAACCTTGTCAAAGGATGGCTAACAAACATCGAACGGTAAAGTCAGCAGCCTAAAATGTGAAGCATGGCTAAACTCAAAATTACCAACACCACAAAATAGATTTCACTCTGTTTACGCACATAGACTCTTACCAAAATATCAAGTGGATTCCGGATCAGAATGAAGTGCTTTCCTTTCTTCATTAAATCATTAGGTAATCCAGGCACACGTTGCTTTGCGATATGCTGTAGATCACGAAAATACTGACATCAGTATTAAATCAACTAGCAAAAACACCGAAACAAAAGCATTTTCTGGGGTGGTCCAGATAAGATAACAAAAACACAGCCATTAGCTTGCTCAATCAGGGAAAATATCATTTATCACCTTACAGAGGCGATACTTCTTTCTTCCAGGGCCGTAGATGATATCTTTTACAACTTTATTTCCATCAGATTCCTAATAGAAATGACATAAAAATTCAATGTTAAGAGAATCAGGGAAAAGAGAACAAATTGGAgccaaaacataaatttaaattttacgaTGCATCAAGCCAGTTTTTCGAGGGAAACAAAACATTAGGATGCAAACGGCAAAATAAACACGAAAAGACATCGGAGATCACACTGGCGAATAACAGAAAATCAGATTAATCTTATGTTTTGCCAATAAACAAAAGAGTAACCTCTATCCAGGTCCTTCAACCTTCATTTTCAAGTCAAACTAAGGAATCTAAAAACGAGAAACAACGCTTTTAATATAACATTGGCGAATGGCAATCCTGCTCGTATAGATCCTACTTTTCCTACACCAGCCACTGCCACTAATGCTAACAATAACAACAGTAGCAAGATTAATTATATAACCaatgcaacaacaacaacaaccaagcctcatcccactaagtgaggtcggctgtatgaatcctaaaacACCACTGTGCTCGGTTTTGCACCATGTCTTTATTGGAATAAGTCAATATTTAGAAGAAAAGGAATGTAAATATCTTGTAATTATTAGAGTCATGTTTTAGGAAGGATATTGTATCGTTTactttgtttccttttgtaacaaggattgtatgtacTATTTATTCAGAATATGGaatacatgaaaattaagccgTAAAATTCTATTTGGCATCAGAGCCAAGTTTGCCGTAACCCTAGAAACTGTAAAGCAATATTTTCTTCCGCTGCTATGTTCGGTCGACTTGTTCCTGCACTGCTTGTTGCAGAAATCGGTCAGGGCGTGTATAGTGGATTTGCAGCAGTGTGATCTTGCTGCCGCGTGTGGTGCTGTGCTTTTGCAATTATGCCGTGTATTGGTGCGTTTGTTCTGCCCTTGTAAGAGCTACAGGCATGGTGTGCCGTGTGAATTGATGGTGCTTGTATGATTGCAGACTTGatagtaataaaaaaaagggagattTGATGTTGCTTGCTGCACGATTGCAGCATGTAAATCTGTGACCAcaaccaaaataataaaaaaataaaagggattTGCTGCTGCTTGCAGTGTGTGAATTGTTCTGTTGTACCGTGGGCTGTAGTTTGTGCTACTTATTTCTATCCGTAGATCAGTGTGGCCGCTGCTGtcaaccaagaacaaaaagattGTTGCCGCTTGCTGTCCTTGGGCAGAGTGTAAGGGTTTCCTTTTTATACCGTAAGGTTTTGCGTGTCTTCTGCTGGAACTGCAGTGTTGTGCCGTGTGGTTGCCTGCAACTGTTGACTGCAATTGTGTGGTTTGTTGTGTATCTGCATTGTGCCGTACTTGCTGTTTTGTCAGTGTTGTGCAGTGTGTAGTGACTGCTGTGCAATATATTGTTATTTCAATGACAAATACAGGTTGGATTTTAGATTCTGGTGCTACGGATCATATGACGTATGATAGAACTTTGTTTCAGTCCATGAAAGACCCTCATAGAAAGTGTGTGGCAACTGCCAATGGTTCTACTGCTGCTGTTGTTGGAGCAGGAACAATATCTCTTACACCATCTCTTCCCTTACATAATTGTTTATTGGTTCCATCATTGTCCCATCACTTATTGTCTGTACCTCAAGTCACTGAACAATTGGATTGTGTTGTATTAATGTATCCTTCATTTTGCTTACTTCAGGACATTCAAACAAAGGAGATCATTGggcgtggcactaagagagaggagttatattatgtggatgacgtTGTTTCTGGCAGAGCTAATGCAGTTCGAGCATCTCGTACCAATAATTTATAGGAAGTTTGGTTATTGCATCGTCGGTTAGGACATGCTTCATTTGGTTATTTGAGGCGTATGTTGCCTagtttatttcatgaaataaaagaatcaGACTTACATTGTGAGGTATGTATTCTCACGAAGAGTCATCGCGTTTCGTTTCCTcctagtatgaataaaagattgtttccttttgaacttgtgcactctgatgtttggggtcccGCTCCTGTTAGTACTTTGTCTGGAATTAAATGGTTTGTTACCTTCGTTGATGATTGCACTCGTATGACTTGGatttatgtgatgaagaataaaagtgatgtgggTATGGTGTTTCGATCATTCTCTCAAATGGTTGCAACACAATATTCCTCTGTTATTAAGGTTCTCCGCTCTGATAATGGAGGTGAGTATATTGGTTCCGAGTTGTCCGGCTTTCTTCGGGATCAAGGAATTCTACATGAGACTACTTGTACTcataccccacaacaaaatggggttgctgaAAGAAAGAACCGTCATATCTTGGAAACTGCCCGTGCCTTGCTCATTGGTGCATCTGTACCTAAACGGTTCTGGCCTGAAGCTGTCACCTATGCCGTGTGTGTGATTAACCGTATGCCATCCCGGGTTGTGGATTTTCGTACACCTCTCCAAGTATTAACAGAGTTTGTTCCAATAGTGTCAACTAATACTCTTTCTCCTCGTGTGTTTGggtgtgtagcctatgttcatattcacaagattcatcGTAGTAAGCTCGATCCATGTGCTCACTGGTGTGTTTTTCTGAGATTTGCTCCTCAACAGAAAGAGTATAAGTGCTACCACCCTGAAACTCGTCATATGTATGTAACTATGGATGTTACCTTTTCCGAATCCGAGTTCTTTTATGCTTCGACTCCATCACCTTCCGATCACCCGGGGGAGAATATGAGTGGTGATCTTGGGTGGTTGGAAATATGTAGCTTAGGGGGAGTatttattgacaaaaaaagCTGTGAAAGCTCTCGGCAAGACACTGCCGAGAATGTGAGTATCATTCAGCCAAGTAGCACTGAACCAGTTGAGTCTTCTCAGCAATGTGTTGCCGAGTGTGATGTTGAGTGTCAGCAGGGAGTTCCCGAACCAGTTTCACCGCTCCAGCCATTAGCTACCGAACTCGCAACCCCTTCTCTCTCAAGCTCAATAGTGCCACCCAATATGTCTTCTCTGAATATTCCTGAGGTAAGTACTACTGATGCTCATGTAACTAATCCAGATAATGTTATGAGTACATATAAGTTGCCGCCAAGGCAAAATCGTGGTGTTCCTCCTGACAGGTTTTCTCCTGAAGGAAAAGTGAAGTATCCAATAGCTAATTATGTGTCATGCTCAAACCTTGCACCAGAACGTCAAGCCTAGGTAAACAATGTGGAAGCAATCCAAGCACCAACCCGAGTTGAGGAGGCCTTGAAGGATCCTAAATGGGCTACTGTGATGGATGAGGAAATGATGGCACTACATAAGAACGATACATGGGAGGTAACTAAGCTACCTAAAGGGAAGAAACCGGTTGGGTGTAGATGGGTCTTTACGATCAAATACAAGGCAGACGGATCGGTAGACACGTATAAAGCAAGGTTAGTAGCAAAAAGCTATACTCAAACTTATGGTGTTGATTATCAGGAGACTTTTTCTCCAGTAGCGAAGATGAATACAATACGAGTTCTGATTTCTTTAGctgcaaatttgaattggccactagtttgatgtgaaaaatgcttttcttcatgggcacttggaagaagaggtatatatggattttcctccaGGGTACAATGCCAGAGGGAAAACCGGAGTATGTAGGTTGCAAAAGTCACTCTACGGACTTAAGCAATCACCTCGTGCGTGGTTTGGTAGATTTACCCAAGTTATGAGGCGGATTGGGTATTATCAAAGTCACTCGGATCATACATTATTTGTGAAACAGGAAAGTGGTAAGGTGACAgccttaattatttatgtggatgacatgataATAATAGGTGATGATTCGGAAGAGATGATGAAGCTAGAACAAAACCTTGCCGCCGAGTTCGAGATGAAGAATTTGggagatttgaaatattttcttggcGTGGAAGTTGTTCGGTCATCtagaggtattttcttgtctcaacgtaaatatgttctAGATTTATTAAAGGAAACAGGAATGCTGGGATGTAAGCCTGTGGACACTCCTATCGTAGAGAAACattttttggggatttatccAGATCAGGAACCGGTTGACAGAGGTAGATATCAAAGACTAGTGGGGAGGCTGATTTATCTTTCTCACACTCGTCCAGATATTACCTATGTTGTAAGTGTGGTTAGTCCGTTTATGTAGTCACCAAGCGTGGATCATATGGCGGCAGTAATGAGAATCTTGGCATATTTGAAGTCTGCCCCTGGTAAAGGAATTTTGTATGAATGTCATGGACATATGAGGATTGAGGGATttactgatgctga harbors:
- the LOC126619070 gene encoding vacuolar iron transporter homolog 4-like, which gives rise to MASQRDQFSTYHIEIPVYGNVTDQPRQSPIPEDDEGDTFDYSQRTQWLRAAVLGANDGLVSVASLMMGVGAVKQDVKAMLLAGFAGLVAGACSMAIGEFVSVYTQYDIEISQMKREMKENGRTENREEAKKKSLPNPAQAALASAIAFSIGAVVPLLGAAFITEHKARLAVVAVLVSIALVVFGGVGARLGGSPVGKSCARVLVGGWMAMAITFGLTKLIGSSGLGI
- the LOC126619071 gene encoding branched-chain-amino-acid aminotransferase-like protein 1, yielding MEELKNRAEAEVEVIHMWAAPRSLSTTLMYSFAQRDDMEVLDEPLYATFLQVTGFDRPYREKVLSKMESDGNKVVKDIIYGPGRKKYRLCKHIAKQRVPGLPNDLMKKGKHFILIRNPLDILPSFDKVVPPSLVELSLAEMVAIYSELSQLGRPPPVVDAAELQRNPEATLSGLCEDLEIPFQPTMLKWEAGPKAIDGVWAPWWYETVHKSTGFQPPRKYPAPFPMSLYDVLEQSLPFYNFLRRHMRQTSSLLKSPLPDPDLPVPENKKLLAWVDDEIVPRDSAKVSVFDSVVQGGDSVWEGIRVYDGKIFKLEEHLDRLFDSAKALAFNNVPTREEVKEAIFRTLIRNGMFDNSHIRLSLTRGKKVTSGMSPAFNLYGCTLIVLPEWKPPVYDNTKGITLVTATTRRNSPNNLDSKIHHNNLLNNILAKIEGNNANADDAIMLDKDGYVSETNATNIFLLKKGRVLTPHADYCLPGITRATVKDLVVKEKLVLEERRISLSEFHTADEVWTTGTMGELSPVIKIDGREVGEGKVGPVTRRLQNAFKELTEASGVPIPNYRET